The following is a genomic window from Sphingobacterium spiritivorum.
TAATTTCCTCTGATTTTTGAATCAGTATTGGTTATTTGGCATCTCTGTTAATTGTGTCGGGTGAAAACGAAATGTCTTTTGAAAAATACGAATTAGTATTTTTAATCATTAACAAGATCTTTATGTATTATGTTGAGATAAGTTGATTTTTTGATTAAAAGTATGATATAGGATACTTGAATAGCTGAGTGCTAGCCATGATATTTGAAAAGAGGTATACCGGATTGTGATTATGTTATTCCCTTAACATTGGTGTTTTGTGTTTACTAATGCTAAAGATAAATGTGGTCAATTGATAAAATAATATTGGTTGGAGATTATTTAATCTTCCCTAATCTTCCTGGCGTTTAAAATTAATTCTCTTTTGATACAGAAACCTAAAGTATTTGAATGATTATTTTATAATGAGCAGGCAAAAGGTATGTCTTTTTGCCCGAGTCAAATGTTACAATGTGTTACTGTTACACTATTGTTTTTTTAGGTGTTTTCCTTATTTTTTTCGTTTACTGATATTTTGATCATTCCCATTTTACGAATTTACAATGACTGAATTCCGAGTATAAATTTAAGTGGTTAAACATCGTTTATCTCTGCTTTAACTATTTTTTATGACATTTTACAGTGATTGTTTCGAGATGGGTTTTACAACTTTTATTCTCGGTTTATCTGTGTTTTTTTATTTTATATTAATAAATCGTTAATTTTAGAGATACATATTGTTGTTACAATTTATATGTTTTTAACTCATTGATTGTCAGGCTTTTGTTACAAAGGCTAGTTGTACTTTGTACACTTTGCTTGGATATGTCAAATCAGTTTTTGTAAATTAGACTTAACCAAAATATAAACCTGTTATCTCTTTTTTAATTCATAGCAGGTCCAATTGTAAATTTAGTAAACTAAAATCTATTGCCTATGATTAGATAAAGTATAACTCATTGTACTCTAATTGAGTATGTCGCCTAACATAAACAATCAATATAAACAATCTTATCACTTATTATGAAAAAACTTAAACAGTTTGATGGAAGAATTAAGCCGTCCTTCCATTTTTCACTCAAAAAATCCTTCTGGATGGCTAGTGCCACAGTGTTACTCGTTAATACGGCATTTGCCCGAATTTCTAATGCTGAAAACACCAATTATGAGAAAATTTTACTGAGCGAAAATCCACAACAGGAATTCCTGATCAAGGGTAAAGTACAGGATGCTGCTACTAAATCACCGCTATCCGGGGTTACCTTGAAAATACTGGGTAAAGCAACCGCTACTTCCACAGATGAGAACGGTTCGTTTGAACTGAAAGTAAGTGCCAATGACATTATCGAATTCTCTTATATAGGATATAAGAAGACCGAGTACAAAGTTACCGGGTCATCCAGTAATCTGCTTATTGACCTGACAGATGAGACGGGATCACTGGAAGAAGTCGTTGTAACAGGTTATTCGACACAACGTAAAAAGGATCTGACCGGTTCTGTTGCTGTCGTAGATGTCAATCAATTAAAAACACAGCCTGCAGCCAGTGCTGTAGAAGCCCTTCAGGGACGCGCTACAGGGGTACAAATCGTGACTGACGGTGCTCCGGGATCTACCCCGCAGATCAAAATCCGGGGATTCAGTACGATTAATAACAATGAACCACTGTATGTTATTGACGGTGTACCTTTTGAAGGTAAATTGAGCTGGTTAAATCAGAATGACATCGAGTCTATGCAGGTATTGAAAGATGCTTCTGCGGCTTCTATATATGGTGCCCGTGCGAATAACGGGGTTATCATTATCACAACAAAAAGTGGAAAATCAGGAAAAGCACAAATCAATCTTGATGCTTATTATGGTGTACAGGTGCCAAACAGCTCACGTTTTCCTAAGATGATTACTCCTCAGCAGGAACTGGATATTGAAAATCGCCTGACCGGAAATAATAATACTTTACCTGATTATTTAGTGGCCGGCTCTAAAACCGGACATGATATTACGCTGGCGGATATTGATATGGCCAAATACAATTATCGCGCAAAATCCAGAGCTGACTTTTACCAGATTACCAAAGCCAATAAAGAAGGTACAAACTGGTTTAAGGAACTTTCTCAAAATGCACCTACCCAGTCTTATCAGTTGAGTGCTGCTGGCGGTACGGATGACGCTAAATATGCAATGTCTGCCGGCTATCTGGGACAAAAGGGTACTATTATCCATACCGGATTTGATAAGTTCAATGTGCGCGCAAATACCAGTTTCTCTGCATTGAATAAAAAACTTCGTTTTGGAGAGAATTTACAATACAGTTTTACGGAAGGATACGGAATCGGGGTGAATACCAATACAGCCGGTGATTACATCGGTGAAGGAAGTGCGTTGGGTTTTGCATACCGTATACATAATATTATTCCGGTATATGATGAAGGCGGTAATTTTGCCGGATCATTAGGCGGAAAATATGGTAATGGTGAAAATCCGGTAGCTATCGCCTACCGTGCCAAGGATAATAAGAATAAAAATAACTTCTTCTTTGGAAATGCCTTTACGGAGTATGATATCATTGATGGTCTTACCTTGCGTACCAACTTCGGTTTGAAATATGAAAATTATAATGGTGTATCTTACAGATATCCTAATCCGGAGTTTACAGAAGGTAACTTCAGTAATTCTATAAGTGAATATTTTGGATTTACAACAGAATGGACCTGGACAAATACATTAAATTATAGAAAAACCTTTGGTGATCATAATCTGAATATACTTGCCGGTACGGAAGCTATTCAAAACAGATACAGACAACTCGATGGAAGTGGTCGCGATCTGTTCACCATGAGCAGTCTGGATTATCTGTACTTAGGTGCTGCCTCCGGACAGTCCAGTACAAGTGAAGGAACGGTAGGATCTATGTTCTCCCTCTTTGGAAAAGTAGATTACTCATTTAAAGACCGTTATATCCTGAGTGCAACTATCCGTCGTGACGGATCATCAAATTTCGGTTCTGCGAATAAGTATGGGGTATTCCCGGGAGTAAGTGGTGCGTGGCGTGTGTCTGAAGAGGAATTCCTGAAAGGCACCAGCTGGTTATCCGATCTGAAATTAAGAGCAGGTTATGGAGTCACCGGTAATCAACGCATTCCGTCTGATCAGTATTTCAGAAGATTTGAATCGGCCGTCAACTCCTCATCATATCCTATTAACGGTACTGTGCTCACCGGAATGTGGTTAAGCGATTATGATAATCCAAATGTAAAATGGGAGCAGGTATCTGCGTTAAACTTAGGTATCGACTTCTCTATTCTCAATGGAGACTTGGATGGTTCATTTGATTGGTACAATAAGAAAACAACAGATATGCTTTATCGTTTGCCGTTACCTGCCATTGCAGTAGGACGCGCTAGTTCTCCTTACGTCAATGTGGGTGAAATGCAGAATAAAGGTATAGAGTTCTCCTTAAACTATCACTATGGTAAACGTCAGCAGAGACCATTTACATTAGATCTGTCCGCAAATATTTCACGTAATATCAATAAAGTGGTGTCATTGGCTCCATCTATTTCACAGGACATCTACGGCAGTTTCAGAAGTATGGAAACGTCTCTGCTGAAAGCAGGAGAGCCATTGGGTTCATTCTTTGGATACAAAGTGATCGGCATCTATCAAAGTGCCAGCGATGTGGCAAGTTCGCCTTCCTATGAACTGGCCAGAGCCGGTGGTCTGAAATATGAGGACATCAACGGAGATGGCAAGATAGATGCCAGCGACCGTACCGTTATCGGCAGCCCGCATCCTGATTTTGTATACTCTTTTAATATCAGCGGAGCATACAAGAATTTTGATTTCATGATGTACTTCTATGGTTCACAAGGAAATCAAAACTATGAAGCAACCCGTTACTTCACCGATTTTGGGGTATTCAAAGGACAGAAAAGTGTACGTGTACTGGACGAATGGAGTCCTACCAATACGTCCAGTATGATTCCTTCACAGGGCGGAAGTGATGTTTCTTCACTGGAATATGCATCATCGAGCTATTATATTCAGGATGCGAGTTTCTTAAAATTGAAAAATCTGCAAATCGGATATAGTCTTCCAACAGAAAAAATATTTAAATCAACTAGTGGTGTACGCAAACTGAGAGTCTATTTCGGAGTAACCAACCTGTTTACTATTACCAAATACGAAGGTTTGGATCCGGAAGTTTCGGCAACACCTTCAGATTATCCTGCATTTGGTGTGGATTTCGGGGTTTATCCGCAATCCCGTCAGTATATGTTAGGACTGAGTTTAGGTTTTTAAGATGGAATAGTTGAATAATTAAAATTGAAGAAGATGAAAAAGAGAAATATAATAACTACAATATTGGGCGCATCCATTCTGCTGATGTCGTCTTGCAGTAAGGATTTTTTGGAAAAAGCTCCACAAGGTAAGTTAACGGATGAAGAAGTTGCAAATAAAGATGGGGTGGAGCAGGTGTTGCTGGGAGCATACGGTATTCTGAATGGAAATGTGAATGGTACCTGGGGTAATTACTCATCTGCACCGAGTCAGTGGCTGTTTGGAGAAGTAACCTCAGACAATGCACATAAAGGTTCTACATCTACGGATCAGCCAAATATGAATCTGATCGAATCTTATATTGCCAACAGCGCAAATGACAACCTCAGTCAGATGTGGCAGGTGTATTATGAAGGTGTACTCCGGGCTAATAATACGCTGAAATTATTAAAACTGGATCAGGATGGGGAAAAAACAATTGGTGCAGACCGCGCAAAAACTATCGAAGCTGAGGCCCGCATGTTGCGTGCACACTATTATTTCTTTCTGTGGAGAGTATTCAAGAATATTCCCTATGTAAGTGAGGCAACGACGACAGATGAGGCAAAGACTGTTCCCAATAATACAGATGTGCTTCCCAAAATAATAGATGATCTTAAATTTGCGGTGGATAATCTTCCGCTGACCAAGATCAACGGAGAGACCGGACGTATGGATCAGAATATTGCTAAAGCCTATTTAGGTAAGGTATATCTGTATCAGAAAAAGTATGGCGAAGCCTTAGTTCTGTTTAAAGATGTGATCGGAAGCAAAGATATCACTGTCATGCCGTTTCAAAATAACTTCGATGTGACTACAGAAGACGGACCGGAAACATTACTGGTATCCAAACATGCCATTAATCCGGATGGAAGCGGAGATAATGCTAATGTGGGAGATATGCTAAGCGGTCTGAACGGAAATAATCCGGTAGGATGCTGTGGTTTTTATCAGCCAACGATTGATCTGGTAAATGCTTATAAAGTCGGTACAGATGGCTTGCCATTACTGGATAATTCGTATCGTACACTTCCTTATGTATCTGATCTTAATAATGAAGCAGGTTATACACTGAATGTAGCCTTGAGGTTTGATCCGCGTCTGGATTATACCGTAGGGCGCCGGGGTGTTCAATATCTGGATTATGGTGTGATGCCGGGTGCTGCATGGGTGCGTGATCAGCCATATGCCGGACCTTTTGTAGGAATTAAAACAATGATTCCACAGAGTCAGTTCGGAAAATTTGCTGCAGCAGATCGCTATCTGACAGCACTGGACGTCAATATTATTCGTTTGGCAGATGTTATTCTGATGGCTGCAGAATGTCAGGTAGAATTGAATGATCTGGATGCCGCAGTAAAACTCGTAAACGCTATCCGTATCAGAGCGTCTAAGTTGCCTCCAAAATTAACGGGAGACGGAGTTCCGGCAGCAGTATATGATGTCAAACCGTATCCGTCTTTTCCTGATCAGGAATATGCACGTAAAGCTGTTCGTTTCGAAAGACGACTAGAGCTCGCAATGGAGGGACACAGATTCTATGATCTGGTCAGATGGGGACAGGCGAAACAGGTTATAGAGAGTTATTCCGCATTTGAAGGTGGATTCCTGTCTGCATTTAAAGGGTTGATTTTCAATAGCAGAAATGAGTACTTCCCTATTCCTCAGGATGAAATCGATAAGAGTAACGGTACATTGAAACAAAATGAAGGATATTAATCCTTAAAAAAAACTATTGGCAGATGAGCTGCAGTTTTACGCAGCTCATCTTCTTCAAATTTTCACTTCTTTCAACAATCAGATGGATTGTAAGCGCTTCTTTACAGTTAGTGTACTCTGTACATGAAGGTTTTTATGATCTTTTTTGTATGTTTATCGCAATGAAATTATATCTCTTTAGCTTTTTTGTTTCACTACTAGTCTATATAATGCCTGTTAAAGGGCAGATATCCAATGATCTTCAACAGAAGTTTAGTCAGGCAGAAGGGCTTAAAAAACACTTTTACGGTTTTTCACTTTATGATGCAGACAGCTCCAGATTCCTATTCGGAATCAACGAGGAAAAACATTTTATGCCTGCTTCCAATACCAAAATCTTTACGCTTCTGGCGGCTATTCATACGTTACCGGATTCTATTCCGGGACTTCAGTATACAGAGAGAGGTGATTCACTGATCTTTTGGGGCACGGGCGATCCTACTTTTCTGCATAACAGATTGGATAGCCACAAAGTATATAATTTTTTAAAAAGCAGTGGTAAACATTTGTATTATGTACCTACAGCTTCTAAAGAGCCATTTTACAGAAACGGCTGGTCTGTGGAAGACTATGATGAATATTATCAGCCCGAGATCAGCACATTTCCTATTTACGGAGATGTCGTTACGTTCAGAGCGAGAGAAAAAGGATCATTACGGGCTACACCGGATTATTTTCAGAAAGATGTGCATGTAAAAGATGACGAAAAGAGTAAGGGTAAATTTAAATTAACACGGGCTTTTGATAAAAACATCTTCTATATGTCCGGTATCGATGTCAAAAGAGGATATCTCAATGAGAAGCCTTTCAAATATTCGGATAGTCTGTTTTTGAAATTGCTGGTGGATACGTTAAAGAAAGATGTAAAAATGATTTCTTATGAAAAACCATCAGATCTAAAGACTGTATATTCAAACAGCAGAAATAAGATGTTGCGTGAAATGATGTTGCCGAGTGATAATTTTATGGCAGAACAATTTCAGATGATGAGTTCACTCGTCAGATACGGCGAATTTGATACCAACAGATTGCGGGAATGGATGCAGCAGGAATACTATAAATACTTTACAGACAAAGTAGACCTGAAGGATGGAAGTGGTCTTTCCGTGTATAATCTGGTCACACCGAGAAGTATTGCGGAGTTGCTGGTGGTATTACAAAAAGATATTCCGGATACGGAGATCTTGCATAAACTCTTTCCGACAGGTGGTGTGGACGGTACTATCCGGTCTGCTTACAAACTGGACATGGGAGAACCTTTTGTATGGGCAAAGACAGGTACGCTCAATTCGGTACACTGTCAGAGCGGATATCTGATTACACGATCGGGTCGCAAACTTATTTTTTCATTCCTAAATAATAATTTTGTGACTTCGGCGAGTACAGTACGTAGAGAGATGGTCAATATTGTGACGTATATACGTCAGAATTATTAACATGGAGACACTAATATTTTTTAAATAAACGTTGTATATTCGGAGTTTAAAGACCCTTTATGATAGCTGTTGAAAAGAACAACAAGAAAACAATTCGCGCCTGGTCTATGTATGATTGGGCTAATTCAGCCTATAACCTGGTTATTACCTCTACAATATTCCCGGTATACTACACAACCATCACCAATACAAAGGAACACGGAGACACGGTGACTTTCTTTGGAATCGAAGTGGTGAATACGGCATTGTCCAATTTTGCACTGGCCTTCGCTTACCTTTTTATGGCGGTATCCTTACCTTTTATTACTTCTTTTGCAGATGCTACAGGTCGTAAAAAGATGCTTATGAAGTTGTTTACCTATATTGGTGGTGCAGCTTGTATGGGACTTTACTTCTTTAAGCTGGAAACACTGGAAATGAGCATAATATTCTTTGCTCTTGCAGCAATGGGCTATATCGGAGGGGTTGCATTTAATAATTCTTATCTTCCGCTGATTGCAACTGTAGACCAGCAGGACAGAGTCAGCGCACAAGGGTTTGCTTACGGTTATGTAGGCTGTGTGCTGTTGCAGATTATCTGTTTTGTCTTTGTTTTGAAGCCGGAATGGTTTGGAATTACAGATCTTTCATTTCCGGCACGATTGTCGTTTTTTCTGGTGGGACTTTGGTGGGTAGGCTTTGCCCAGATTCCATTCCGGGTATTACCATCTAATTCAGCTATGCCGGGTACACAGGGAGTTCCTCTGATACGTACAGTCAAACAAGAATTTTTGAAAGTATGGCATCGCATTGCACAGATAGAGGGGATAAAACGTTTTTTGCCGGCTTATTTTTTCTATGCAATAGGTGTACAGACCATTATGATTGTAGCAGCCGCATTTGGAGAAAAAGTACTTCATCTCGGTGCACCTAAGTTGATCGGCACCATACTTTTAATTCAATTAGTCGCTATAGCAGGGGCTTATCTGATGTCAGCGTTGGCAAGCCGTATTGGCAATATATCGGTCCTTATTATAGTCGTTGTTATCTGGATCGCCATTTGTGTCGGAGCGTATTTTCTGACCAACGAGATCCAATTCTATATTATGGCTGTACTGGTAGGATTGGTAATGGGGGGAATACAGTCGCTTTCGCGATCGACTTATTCCAAATTGTTGCCTCAAAATATAGAAGATACGACTGCTTTTTTCAGCTTTTACGATGTCACCGAAAAACTGGCTATTGTCGTCGGATTATTCTCTTTTGGTCTTATAGAGCAGCTGACACATAATATCAGATATTCGGCATTATTTTTATCTTTATTTTTTGTAATTGGATTGTTACTGCTCTTCAGGGTATTAAAATTCAATAAAGTCTAATTTTAATTTTTTGAAAAATTCACATATGAGAGTAGAGCTGTTTGTGCCGTGTTTTGTAGACCAGATGTATCCTGAAACAGCTTTCAATACGATAAAATTATTAGAGCGGGTGGGATGTGAAGTCAGTTACAATCCCGAACAGACCTGTTGCGGACAACCTGCATACAATGCGGGTTTCTGGGATGAAGCCAAAGAAATCGGCCATAAATTTTTAAATGATTTTAGTGAGGAGCATTATATTGTAGCACCTTCTGCATCTTGTGTAGGTATGGTCAAAAATGGCTACGATGATTTATTTACAAATTCTGTAGAGCATAACCGTTGCCGTAATATACAACGCAATGTATTTGAGATCAGCGAATTTCTGATTCACATTGCCAAGCGCGATTATTTTGGCGCCGAGTTGGTCGGGACAGCAGTCTACCATGATTCCTGTGCGGCCTTACGGGAGTGTAAGATAAAAGAAGAACCGCGCCAGTTATTGTCAAAGGTTGGCGGACTCGAACTAGTCCCGATGAAGGATCAGGAAACCTGTTGCGGATTTGGAGGTACGTTTGCAGTCAAGTTTGAAGGCATCTCTGCTGCTATGGCAGAGCAGAAAGTACAGCATGCACTGGATGTAGAGGCAGACTATATTATTTCTACCGATGCCTCCTGTCTGCTGCATTTGCAGGCATATATTGATAAGCATCAACTTCCTGTACGAACAATTCACCTTGTGGATGTACTGACATCCGGATGGGCAAATATTTAACTATCAATAATCAATAATAAAACTTACTATGAACTCGAGAAGAGATTTTCTGAAAAATTTAGGACTTGCTACGGCAGGTGTCGCTTTAGCGCCAAACTTGGATTTGTTTGCAGCGAAAAAGCCTTGGTTTGAAATTTCCTTAGCGGAATGGTCATTACATAAGACTCTTTTTAAAGGAGATCTTAAAAACATAGATTTCCCTGAATTTGCGGTTAAAAAATTTGGAATACATGCAGTAGAATATGTAAACCAGTTCTTTAAAGATAAAGCAAAGGATATGACCTATCTGAAAGATCTGAATCAGCGTGCTAAAGATAACGGTGTACGTAATGTTCTGATCATGATCGATGGTGAAGGATATCTGGGAGATGAGGATACTGCAAAACGTAAAGAAGCAGTAGAGAATCACTACAAATGGGTGGATGCTGCTGCATTCCTGGGCTGTCATGCTATTCGTGTGAATGCTGCCGGTAAGGGTACGCCGGAAGAAGTTAAGGGAAGAGTGGTAGAGAGTCTGAGTACACTTGCTGATTACGGAAAAAAATCTAATATCAGTGTAATTGTGGAGAATCACGGTGGTATCTCTTCACATGGAGACTGGCTGGCAGGAGTACTGAAAGCCGTAGGAAAGAAAAATTGCGGAAGTCTGCCTGATCTGGGTAATTTCTATGAGTATGACCGCTATCAGGGTGTGACTGACCTGATGCCCTATGCACACGGCGTTAGTGCGAAGTCACATGATTTTGATGCAGACGGTAACGAAACACAGATTGACTATGCCCGCATGATGAAAATTGTGAAAGACGCAAAATTTAAAGGTTTTGTAGGTATAGAATACGAAGGGGACAAGCACAGTGAGATTGATGGTGTATTGTTAACTAAAAAATTGCTACAAAAATTCCAATAGTATCTGCTATAGATGCTTAAATTGATTATATGAAGTATTGGTTTATATCTGTCTGTTTGGGAATAGGGATATTGACTGTTCAGTCTGCACATGCTCAAAAGCCTTCGGGTAAAGCTATGCAGGTCTGGCAGGACTCTTTGCT
Proteins encoded in this region:
- a CDS encoding SusC/RagA family TonB-linked outer membrane protein, with the protein product MKKLKQFDGRIKPSFHFSLKKSFWMASATVLLVNTAFARISNAENTNYEKILLSENPQQEFLIKGKVQDAATKSPLSGVTLKILGKATATSTDENGSFELKVSANDIIEFSYIGYKKTEYKVTGSSSNLLIDLTDETGSLEEVVVTGYSTQRKKDLTGSVAVVDVNQLKTQPAASAVEALQGRATGVQIVTDGAPGSTPQIKIRGFSTINNNEPLYVIDGVPFEGKLSWLNQNDIESMQVLKDASAASIYGARANNGVIIITTKSGKSGKAQINLDAYYGVQVPNSSRFPKMITPQQELDIENRLTGNNNTLPDYLVAGSKTGHDITLADIDMAKYNYRAKSRADFYQITKANKEGTNWFKELSQNAPTQSYQLSAAGGTDDAKYAMSAGYLGQKGTIIHTGFDKFNVRANTSFSALNKKLRFGENLQYSFTEGYGIGVNTNTAGDYIGEGSALGFAYRIHNIIPVYDEGGNFAGSLGGKYGNGENPVAIAYRAKDNKNKNNFFFGNAFTEYDIIDGLTLRTNFGLKYENYNGVSYRYPNPEFTEGNFSNSISEYFGFTTEWTWTNTLNYRKTFGDHNLNILAGTEAIQNRYRQLDGSGRDLFTMSSLDYLYLGAASGQSSTSEGTVGSMFSLFGKVDYSFKDRYILSATIRRDGSSNFGSANKYGVFPGVSGAWRVSEEEFLKGTSWLSDLKLRAGYGVTGNQRIPSDQYFRRFESAVNSSSYPINGTVLTGMWLSDYDNPNVKWEQVSALNLGIDFSILNGDLDGSFDWYNKKTTDMLYRLPLPAIAVGRASSPYVNVGEMQNKGIEFSLNYHYGKRQQRPFTLDLSANISRNINKVVSLAPSISQDIYGSFRSMETSLLKAGEPLGSFFGYKVIGIYQSASDVASSPSYELARAGGLKYEDINGDGKIDASDRTVIGSPHPDFVYSFNISGAYKNFDFMMYFYGSQGNQNYEATRYFTDFGVFKGQKSVRVLDEWSPTNTSSMIPSQGGSDVSSLEYASSSYYIQDASFLKLKNLQIGYSLPTEKIFKSTSGVRKLRVYFGVTNLFTITKYEGLDPEVSATPSDYPAFGVDFGVYPQSRQYMLGLSLGF
- a CDS encoding RagB/SusD family nutrient uptake outer membrane protein: MKKRNIITTILGASILLMSSCSKDFLEKAPQGKLTDEEVANKDGVEQVLLGAYGILNGNVNGTWGNYSSAPSQWLFGEVTSDNAHKGSTSTDQPNMNLIESYIANSANDNLSQMWQVYYEGVLRANNTLKLLKLDQDGEKTIGADRAKTIEAEARMLRAHYYFFLWRVFKNIPYVSEATTTDEAKTVPNNTDVLPKIIDDLKFAVDNLPLTKINGETGRMDQNIAKAYLGKVYLYQKKYGEALVLFKDVIGSKDITVMPFQNNFDVTTEDGPETLLVSKHAINPDGSGDNANVGDMLSGLNGNNPVGCCGFYQPTIDLVNAYKVGTDGLPLLDNSYRTLPYVSDLNNEAGYTLNVALRFDPRLDYTVGRRGVQYLDYGVMPGAAWVRDQPYAGPFVGIKTMIPQSQFGKFAAADRYLTALDVNIIRLADVILMAAECQVELNDLDAAVKLVNAIRIRASKLPPKLTGDGVPAAVYDVKPYPSFPDQEYARKAVRFERRLELAMEGHRFYDLVRWGQAKQVIESYSAFEGGFLSAFKGLIFNSRNEYFPIPQDEIDKSNGTLKQNEGY
- a CDS encoding D-alanyl-D-alanine carboxypeptidase/D-alanyl-D-alanine-endopeptidase — its product is MSCSFTQLIFFKFSLLSTIRWIVSASLQLVYSVHEGFYDLFCMFIAMKLYLFSFFVSLLVYIMPVKGQISNDLQQKFSQAEGLKKHFYGFSLYDADSSRFLFGINEEKHFMPASNTKIFTLLAAIHTLPDSIPGLQYTERGDSLIFWGTGDPTFLHNRLDSHKVYNFLKSSGKHLYYVPTASKEPFYRNGWSVEDYDEYYQPEISTFPIYGDVVTFRAREKGSLRATPDYFQKDVHVKDDEKSKGKFKLTRAFDKNIFYMSGIDVKRGYLNEKPFKYSDSLFLKLLVDTLKKDVKMISYEKPSDLKTVYSNSRNKMLREMMLPSDNFMAEQFQMMSSLVRYGEFDTNRLREWMQQEYYKYFTDKVDLKDGSGLSVYNLVTPRSIAELLVVLQKDIPDTEILHKLFPTGGVDGTIRSAYKLDMGEPFVWAKTGTLNSVHCQSGYLITRSGRKLIFSFLNNNFVTSASTVRREMVNIVTYIRQNY
- a CDS encoding MFS transporter, which codes for MIAVEKNNKKTIRAWSMYDWANSAYNLVITSTIFPVYYTTITNTKEHGDTVTFFGIEVVNTALSNFALAFAYLFMAVSLPFITSFADATGRKKMLMKLFTYIGGAACMGLYFFKLETLEMSIIFFALAAMGYIGGVAFNNSYLPLIATVDQQDRVSAQGFAYGYVGCVLLQIICFVFVLKPEWFGITDLSFPARLSFFLVGLWWVGFAQIPFRVLPSNSAMPGTQGVPLIRTVKQEFLKVWHRIAQIEGIKRFLPAYFFYAIGVQTIMIVAAAFGEKVLHLGAPKLIGTILLIQLVAIAGAYLMSALASRIGNISVLIIVVVIWIAICVGAYFLTNEIQFYIMAVLVGLVMGGIQSLSRSTYSKLLPQNIEDTTAFFSFYDVTEKLAIVVGLFSFGLIEQLTHNIRYSALFLSLFFVIGLLLLFRVLKFNKV
- a CDS encoding (Fe-S)-binding protein; the protein is MRVELFVPCFVDQMYPETAFNTIKLLERVGCEVSYNPEQTCCGQPAYNAGFWDEAKEIGHKFLNDFSEEHYIVAPSASCVGMVKNGYDDLFTNSVEHNRCRNIQRNVFEISEFLIHIAKRDYFGAELVGTAVYHDSCAALRECKIKEEPRQLLSKVGGLELVPMKDQETCCGFGGTFAVKFEGISAAMAEQKVQHALDVEADYIISTDASCLLHLQAYIDKHQLPVRTIHLVDVLTSGWANI
- a CDS encoding TIM barrel protein, with the translated sequence MNSRRDFLKNLGLATAGVALAPNLDLFAAKKPWFEISLAEWSLHKTLFKGDLKNIDFPEFAVKKFGIHAVEYVNQFFKDKAKDMTYLKDLNQRAKDNGVRNVLIMIDGEGYLGDEDTAKRKEAVENHYKWVDAAAFLGCHAIRVNAAGKGTPEEVKGRVVESLSTLADYGKKSNISVIVENHGGISSHGDWLAGVLKAVGKKNCGSLPDLGNFYEYDRYQGVTDLMPYAHGVSAKSHDFDADGNETQIDYARMMKIVKDAKFKGFVGIEYEGDKHSEIDGVLLTKKLLQKFQ